Proteins from a single region of Acidianus ambivalens:
- a CDS encoding DNA double-strand break repair nuclease NurA: MNSTDILNKIKKLAEEEDEKARKVDAILSLVAEDIYYGNSDLEFLEINNARNPHIACAVDGSKYQLDVGDFSLIIARAVKVKGISGEKGKRIPPDIKEDVKLEDNYYGEDKVGKDAILLMLTLETEILSSCSDCDVVFIDGPIIDPPTYDDNDEDLKKFHEIRKLTISTSDKIIGIVKRFAQRFLINKLINDGYAQLIEARESYIVQNLFFKLRQKFEDYKNPRFLGWISWDSIFSSNYTTDLAGLGKAYKKYNIKLYSGYFQQNAISPVARIDVLSPDNNKLAYIATWSYPGITEVTILNKLADDISNVSKAEAEAYLNLLISARKTLPMMRKA, from the coding sequence TTGAATTCTACTGATATATTAAATAAGATAAAAAAATTAGCAGAGGAAGAAGATGAAAAAGCTAGAAAGGTAGACGCAATACTTTCCTTAGTTGCTGAGGATATATACTACGGAAATTCGGATTTGGAATTTTTGGAAATAAATAATGCGAGAAATCCTCACATAGCTTGTGCAGTAGATGGTAGTAAATATCAGCTAGATGTGGGAGATTTTTCACTAATTATTGCTAGGGCAGTAAAAGTTAAAGGAATTTCTGGTGAGAAAGGCAAAAGAATTCCTCCAGATATTAAAGAGGATGTAAAGCTCGAGGACAATTATTATGGGGAAGATAAAGTGGGTAAAGATGCAATACTTCTAATGTTAACGTTAGAGACTGAAATCCTGAGTTCATGTTCAGACTGTGATGTAGTTTTTATTGATGGTCCTATTATAGATCCTCCTACTTACGATGATAATGACGAAGATTTGAAAAAGTTTCACGAAATTAGAAAACTTACAATTTCCACGAGTGATAAGATTATAGGTATTGTAAAAAGATTTGCCCAAAGATTTCTTATAAATAAGCTAATTAATGATGGTTATGCTCAACTTATTGAGGCGAGGGAAAGTTATATTGTTCAAAATCTATTTTTTAAACTCAGGCAAAAATTTGAGGATTACAAAAATCCGAGATTTCTAGGCTGGATCTCTTGGGATTCTATTTTCTCATCAAATTATACAACAGATTTAGCCGGATTAGGAAAGGCTTACAAGAAATACAATATAAAATTATATTCGGGGTATTTTCAGCAAAATGCCATTTCTCCAGTGGCAAGAATTGACGTACTAAGTCCAGACAATAATAAACTGGCATACATTGCAACATGGAGTTACCCAGGGATAACCGAAGTCACAATTTTAAATAAGTTAGCTGACGATATATCTAACGTAAGTAAGGCAGAAGCAGAAGCTTATTTAAATTTGCTCATCTCAGCTAGGAAAACTCTGCCAATGATGAGAAAGGCTTAA
- a CDS encoding RsmB/NOP family class I SAM-dependent RNA methyltransferase translates to MDNRKLFADAIFLIMKKNLSPERAFDIAFKKYMQGDRKELYREFIEYIKKYLYERNLYPGISPREVDMTINPDPMLSFPKWIFERLYALLGEEGIKGIYNHKTWARVNELKANVNDVIRLLESEGYKVKRTEIEFLLEIESADKRISDSTAFKEGLLIPQDKSSVLAVMTLDPNPYEKILEIGSAPGVKSSLIQQLTRNKSFLISIDISEKRIMQQKKLMEKWGVSNVELIVADALHLPIRKADKVFIDAPCSNSGTINVDPSVVLRLNKRKLHELSSIQIGILKEASKLKTQVVYITCSLFPEEGEKVVEKFERNLVRIPNEGHEGYKKSRVWLRVFRTYPHKDFSEGFFIAKLDFSSPHFFQ, encoded by the coding sequence GTGGACAATAGGAAACTCTTTGCAGACGCTATATTTCTAATAATGAAGAAAAACCTCTCTCCTGAAAGAGCATTTGATATAGCATTTAAAAAATACATGCAAGGCGATAGAAAAGAACTTTATAGAGAATTTATTGAATATATTAAAAAATATTTGTATGAAAGAAATTTGTACCCTGGCATAAGTCCTAGGGAAGTAGATATGACAATAAACCCGGATCCTATGCTATCATTTCCTAAGTGGATATTTGAAAGACTTTACGCTCTTTTAGGAGAAGAAGGAATTAAAGGAATATATAATCATAAAACCTGGGCTAGAGTTAACGAGCTAAAAGCGAATGTTAATGATGTAATCAGATTATTGGAATCTGAAGGATATAAAGTAAAGAGGACTGAAATAGAATTTCTCTTAGAAATAGAAAGTGCTGATAAACGAATCTCAGATTCTACTGCATTTAAAGAAGGACTATTAATACCTCAAGATAAGTCAAGTGTTCTTGCAGTAATGACCTTAGATCCAAATCCTTACGAGAAAATCTTAGAAATAGGCTCTGCACCAGGAGTCAAATCTTCTTTAATCCAACAGTTAACTAGGAACAAATCTTTCCTTATCTCAATAGATATTTCCGAAAAAAGAATTATGCAACAGAAAAAACTTATGGAAAAATGGGGTGTAAGTAACGTAGAGCTAATTGTTGCAGATGCATTACATTTACCAATAAGAAAAGCTGATAAAGTATTTATTGACGCTCCTTGTAGCAATAGTGGAACAATAAATGTAGATCCATCGGTAGTGTTGCGTTTAAACAAGAGGAAATTGCACGAGCTTTCATCAATACAAATAGGAATACTTAAAGAAGCTAGCAAGTTGAAAACTCAAGTAGTTTACATAACTTGTTCTTTATTTCCTGAGGAGGGAGAAAAAGTTGTGGAAAAATTTGAAAGGAACTTAGTTCGTATTCCTAATGAAGGTCATGAAGGGTATAAGAAAAGTAGGGTTTGGTTAAGAGTATTTAGGACATATCCGCATAAGGACTTTTCAGAAGGATTCTTTATTGCAAAGTTGGACTTTTCATCTCCTCATTTCTTCCAGTAA
- a CDS encoding glycosyltransferase has product MIEKYEKIIGEDELYGLVKIAEKLKDFSILHVNSTRAGGGVAEILNRMVPLMRDLGLNVDWKVIRGDNEFFRVTKSFHNSLQNGYGELPPNAFETYEKWQEINASEIPLDYDIIMIHDPQPLGLIKFRKKGKWIFRCHIDISNPYAPVWEFLKKKIENYDSMIISTPAFARDDVNIPQFIIPPSIDPLSIKNQPIPEITVKRILYKYGIDTERPLVVQISRFDYAKDPIGVIKSFKLAKEHIDGLQLAYVGSPATDDPEGEEVYEKTVKEAGDDKDIHLLMLPPYSDLEINAFQTGASVVLQKSIKEGFGLTVSEAMWKKKVVIGGRTGGIPLQIIHGITGYLVDNIEGAAHYIIHTLKNPEISQKIGENAHEHVKNNFLITRHMREYMSVMLYVTGRNEEMKSPTLQ; this is encoded by the coding sequence ATGATAGAAAAATATGAAAAGATAATAGGAGAAGACGAGCTTTACGGTCTAGTAAAAATAGCAGAAAAACTTAAAGATTTTTCCATACTTCATGTAAATTCTACTAGGGCTGGAGGAGGAGTAGCGGAGATCTTGAATAGAATGGTACCTTTAATGAGGGACTTAGGACTTAATGTAGACTGGAAAGTAATAAGAGGAGATAATGAATTCTTTAGAGTTACAAAATCGTTCCACAACTCCTTACAAAACGGTTATGGAGAGTTGCCTCCTAACGCCTTTGAAACATATGAAAAGTGGCAAGAAATTAACGCAAGTGAAATACCTTTAGATTATGATATAATAATGATACATGATCCTCAGCCTTTAGGTTTAATTAAATTTAGAAAAAAAGGAAAATGGATATTTAGATGTCACATAGATATTTCTAACCCCTATGCTCCAGTATGGGAATTTTTAAAGAAAAAAATTGAAAATTACGATTCAATGATAATTTCTACTCCAGCCTTTGCTAGGGACGACGTTAACATTCCGCAATTCATAATTCCTCCATCAATTGACCCATTATCTATAAAGAATCAGCCAATTCCAGAAATAACTGTAAAGAGAATATTATATAAATATGGAATTGATACTGAAAGACCTTTAGTTGTTCAGATTTCAAGATTTGACTATGCTAAAGATCCTATAGGAGTAATTAAATCTTTCAAATTAGCTAAAGAGCATATAGATGGACTTCAGTTAGCTTACGTAGGTAGTCCGGCTACGGATGATCCAGAAGGAGAAGAGGTTTACGAAAAAACTGTCAAAGAAGCAGGAGACGACAAGGACATTCATCTATTAATGTTACCACCTTATAGTGATCTTGAAATAAACGCATTTCAAACTGGAGCCTCAGTTGTATTACAAAAATCGATTAAAGAAGGCTTTGGTTTAACTGTTAGCGAAGCAATGTGGAAAAAGAAAGTAGTGATAGGTGGAAGAACAGGAGGAATTCCTCTACAAATTATTCATGGAATTACAGGATATCTAGTTGATAATATAGAAGGCGCTGCGCATTACATTATACATACATTGAAGAATCCTGAAATATCGCAAAAAATTGGCGAAAATGCCCATGAGCACGTTAAAAATAATTTCCTAATAACTAGGCATATGAGAGAATATATGAGTGTAATGCTTTATGTTACTGGAAGAAATGAGGAGATGAAAAGTCCAACTTTGCAATAA
- a CDS encoding DUF5752 family protein, which produces MMNLDSQGKSIPFKFYAAYYPPLYTKVKANSLSELIKGISTVDKNSIFYHVFHPMLSSHVVPEDLPNDFAFWLRESLHDEYLAEVVADIKGGEPLTIEDIRKELLELLNTSTHLDKTADYPFVFISFIPVVYPLDVEVRTLAEFMDAIAKVPVRSLFYHFVYKRVMGLSKRNDFTTWLEENFGLIDLGEKLAKIDPQTYTEEEDFRQDLLKILEGELLK; this is translated from the coding sequence ATTATGAACCTCGATTCTCAAGGAAAAAGTATTCCATTTAAATTCTATGCAGCCTATTATCCTCCATTGTATACAAAGGTTAAAGCAAATTCATTATCAGAGCTTATAAAAGGTATTTCAACTGTAGATAAAAATTCAATATTTTATCATGTATTCCACCCAATGCTGTCTTCTCATGTGGTGCCAGAAGATTTGCCCAATGACTTTGCTTTCTGGCTTAGAGAATCCCTTCATGACGAATACCTTGCTGAAGTAGTAGCTGATATAAAAGGTGGAGAGCCTTTGACTATAGAGGATATAAGGAAGGAACTTTTAGAATTGCTAAACACCTCCACTCATTTAGATAAAACTGCAGACTATCCCTTTGTATTTATTTCATTTATTCCTGTAGTTTATCCTTTAGATGTAGAAGTAAGGACGTTAGCAGAATTTATGGATGCTATAGCTAAAGTTCCCGTTAGGTCTTTATTTTATCACTTTGTGTACAAAAGAGTAATGGGCTTAAGTAAGAGAAATGATTTTACAACGTGGTTAGAGGAGAACTTTGGTTTAATAGACTTAGGAGAAAAATTAGCAAAAATAGACCCTCAAACTTATACAGAAGAAGAGGATTTCAGACAAGATTTGTTAAAAATTTTGGAAGGTGAGTTGTTAAAATGA
- a CDS encoding SelT/SelW/SelH family protein has translation MVIVKIVYCRPCGYLDRALELARDLLQYFENIKVEIEQGKNGIFDVYLNDELIFSRYKEKRFPENMEILKEVGKRINNGNQ, from the coding sequence ATGGTAATAGTAAAAATAGTCTATTGTAGGCCTTGTGGATATTTAGATAGGGCATTAGAATTAGCTAGAGATTTACTACAATATTTTGAAAATATTAAAGTGGAAATAGAACAAGGTAAAAATGGGATATTTGACGTTTATTTGAATGATGAACTTATTTTTTCAAGATATAAAGAAAAAAGATTCCCAGAAAATATGGAAATCCTAAAGGAAGTAGGAAAAAGAATAAATAATGGTAATCAGTAA
- a CDS encoding cbb3-type cytochrome c oxidase subunit I — MSSKSNPLVTLVNAVFQLDKDWVSRVSMAMIVMSLVWGILGIIDALMARIQEMVWGLSQTLVFTSQEYYGGITLHGVRDLFGFAVQLEVAVFIFLSYKLLNFQPRAKWFLNIGFILFNIAFMLMEGPIVAFPTFNDNYFGATGWYYLNPLGIPNYSEYVISPLWFLGYELMDIGVYIYVIWLIYHYYLVSRNMKEKLPIFAVFALMTSLMIAIGWSGETAANTWDILAYFGLVGLDPIANQIAFWILGHSIVYIVWMPAVASMYYLIPLLAGKPLYSDKMGRVAALLYLIFSNNVPIHHLYLVDLPVSVKIMQEVLTYAVVVPSMMTFFNLWATVKGAQFKPNLISVWISISFAGAIAAGVTGIANANISFDSIIHNSMWVPGHFHAMIFWSIVPAGFATLYYMIPMLTGRMWYSTKLGWIHMIGYMIGTAMVVVGFDALGLAGLIRRAEIYPIIPAYVTPEVVASIGAMIADFATLIWLGNLVITLLKGRSANVEGLSVSDTVTTIAMQLGYEGPSLNEISNKLTTAISKIVKIKA, encoded by the coding sequence ATGAGTTCTAAGTCAAATCCCCTTGTAACACTAGTTAATGCTGTATTCCAATTGGATAAGGACTGGGTAAGCAGAGTGTCAATGGCTATGATTGTAATGAGCCTAGTCTGGGGAATTCTAGGTATTATTGATGCATTAATGGCAAGAATACAAGAAATGGTATGGGGATTATCGCAAACACTAGTTTTCACTTCTCAAGAATATTACGGAGGAATAACTCTACATGGAGTAAGAGATCTATTTGGATTTGCAGTACAGCTAGAAGTCGCAGTATTCATATTCTTATCTTACAAATTATTGAATTTCCAACCAAGAGCAAAGTGGTTCCTTAACATTGGATTCATACTATTCAACATAGCGTTCATGCTAATGGAAGGACCAATTGTAGCATTTCCAACATTTAATGATAATTACTTCGGAGCTACTGGATGGTACTACTTAAATCCTCTAGGGATACCTAATTATTCAGAATATGTAATATCACCTCTATGGTTCCTAGGATATGAGCTTATGGATATAGGAGTTTATATATACGTTATATGGCTAATTTACCATTACTACCTTGTAAGCAGGAATATGAAGGAAAAATTACCAATATTTGCAGTATTTGCCTTAATGACTTCACTAATGATAGCTATAGGTTGGAGTGGTGAAACTGCAGCAAATACTTGGGATATATTGGCATACTTCGGACTAGTGGGCTTAGATCCAATTGCAAATCAAATAGCGTTCTGGATATTAGGACACTCCATTGTATACATAGTTTGGATGCCGGCAGTAGCCTCAATGTATTACTTAATACCTCTCTTAGCAGGAAAGCCATTATATAGCGATAAAATGGGAAGAGTAGCAGCACTCCTTTACCTTATCTTCTCAAATAACGTGCCAATTCACCACTTGTACTTGGTAGACTTACCAGTTAGTGTAAAGATAATGCAGGAAGTATTAACATATGCAGTAGTTGTACCATCAATGATGACGTTCTTCAACTTATGGGCTACAGTCAAAGGAGCACAGTTTAAGCCCAACTTGATATCTGTCTGGATATCAATTAGCTTCGCAGGAGCAATTGCTGCAGGAGTAACTGGAATTGCTAACGCAAACATATCGTTCGATTCAATAATCCACAATAGTATGTGGGTGCCAGGACACTTCCATGCGATGATATTCTGGTCAATTGTTCCTGCAGGATTTGCAACACTATACTACATGATACCAATGCTAACTGGAAGAATGTGGTACTCAACAAAGCTAGGCTGGATCCATATGATAGGTTACATGATAGGAACAGCAATGGTAGTAGTAGGCTTTGATGCGTTAGGATTGGCTGGATTAATTAGGAGAGCTGAAATCTATCCAATAATTCCTGCTTATGTTACTCCAGAAGTTGTAGCTAGCATAGGAGCAATGATAGCAGACTTTGCAACATTAATATGGCTAGGAAATCTAGTAATTACATTATTAAAAGGAAGATCGGCAAACGTTGAAGGATTATCAGTAAGCGATACCGTAACAACTATAGCAATGCAATTAGGATATGAAGGACCTTCATTAAACGAAATATCAAACAAATTAACTACTGCGATAAGCAAAATAGTAAAAATAAAGGCTTAA
- a CDS encoding enoyl-CoA hydratase/isomerase family protein: MFVNKEYKDNFILLTFNTGTKYNVFNVKFMTELLDTLSEIEKEKKYRFVVFKGENGNFGSGADIRELNQASVDREFASSFFNYMKDLYLKLINIDKITIAQVEGIAYGASLELLLVMDFVIASKSAKFAAPGGKIGVFPPVLLTLGPYIIGLNNVRRLAMLGEEITAEEAEKIGLITKATDEIDKETANLIYKMSFMAPSSLMLMKRHIMKYLDRDLSEAFKSLTIQVGGDESREGINAFLAKTKPSWLVNLPELQ; the protein is encoded by the coding sequence ATGTTTGTCAATAAAGAGTATAAGGATAATTTCATTTTATTGACATTTAATACTGGAACAAAATATAATGTTTTTAATGTAAAATTTATGACAGAACTTTTAGATACTTTAAGTGAAATAGAGAAGGAAAAGAAATATAGGTTTGTAGTATTTAAAGGAGAGAACGGGAACTTTGGCTCAGGAGCAGATATAAGGGAATTAAACCAAGCTTCAGTAGATAGAGAATTTGCTTCATCCTTTTTCAACTACATGAAAGATCTTTATTTAAAGCTAATAAATATAGATAAAATTACGATAGCACAAGTTGAAGGTATTGCCTATGGAGCTTCCTTAGAGTTATTATTAGTTATGGATTTTGTAATAGCTTCAAAATCTGCTAAATTTGCTGCTCCCGGTGGAAAAATAGGAGTTTTTCCTCCGGTTTTACTAACCTTAGGTCCTTACATTATAGGTTTAAATAATGTTAGAAGACTGGCCATGCTTGGAGAGGAAATAACTGCAGAAGAAGCTGAAAAAATAGGTCTTATAACTAAGGCAACGGATGAAATAGATAAAGAAACTGCAAATTTAATATACAAAATGTCATTTATGGCACCATCTTCGCTTATGTTGATGAAAAGGCATATCATGAAATATTTGGATAGAGATTTATCTGAAGCATTTAAGTCATTGACAATTCAAGTAGGAGGAGACGAGAGTAGAGAAGGCATTAATGCATTCTTAGCTAAAACTAAGCCCAGCTGGTTAGTCAACCTCCCTGAGCTTCAGTAG
- a CDS encoding ABC transporter permease, which translates to MRNVIPTAKAIVKDNLSNKATIFFILVFPLFLTLVFAFGFAGMNHVTQIVATNNEQLAKYLNSTQLFVSVICNNEREAILHNYIYVNVQNNSLFNVTYPKDSKYLIPSLEAILTEYSTHDSAKVITTQLPGFTYVDYILSGMIGVIALSNGVFGVTGVGAGYYRDKLVERLAASPLKSYEWVISLMLYEIIITFISIVPVLLLGVALGFIPIIGILFVVFLILGTLMFSGLGAIIFGLTPKDKLFIANIAANVVALPLIFLSNAFFYVSSFPSFIEILINYQPVSVLNDIIRQVTVYQQLPQPWEIIYIIIFMALSVFLGGKLLKLREVD; encoded by the coding sequence ATGAGAAACGTAATTCCTACTGCTAAGGCAATAGTCAAGGACAACTTAAGCAATAAGGCTACTATATTCTTTATTCTTGTATTTCCATTATTTCTTACTTTAGTTTTTGCATTCGGTTTTGCAGGAATGAATCATGTAACACAGATCGTTGCAACAAATAATGAACAGCTAGCAAAATACCTAAATTCCACTCAGCTTTTTGTAAGTGTTATATGTAATAATGAGAGAGAAGCTATTCTTCACAATTATATCTACGTAAACGTTCAAAATAATTCGTTATTTAATGTAACTTATCCGAAAGATAGTAAATATTTAATACCTTCTTTAGAAGCAATACTAACGGAATATTCAACACACGATTCAGCTAAGGTCATTACTACACAACTTCCAGGATTTACTTATGTAGATTATATATTATCTGGAATGATAGGCGTTATTGCACTATCTAACGGTGTTTTTGGAGTTACGGGCGTAGGAGCAGGATATTATAGGGATAAATTGGTTGAAAGGCTAGCAGCTTCGCCTCTAAAAAGTTATGAATGGGTAATTTCACTAATGCTTTATGAAATAATAATTACTTTCATTTCTATAGTTCCAGTATTATTATTAGGAGTAGCACTAGGTTTTATACCGATTATAGGAATATTATTTGTAGTATTCTTAATATTAGGTACGTTAATGTTCTCTGGTTTAGGTGCAATAATATTTGGTTTAACGCCAAAGGATAAACTCTTCATAGCAAACATTGCTGCTAATGTAGTTGCTTTACCTTTAATCTTCTTAAGTAATGCCTTCTTTTACGTAAGCTCTTTCCCAAGTTTTATAGAGATTCTAATAAATTATCAACCGGTGTCTGTACTTAATGATATAATAAGGCAAGTTACTGTTTATCAACAATTACCCCAACCATGGGAAATAATTTACATAATAATCTTTATGGCCTTAAGCGTATTTCTAGGCGGCAAACTACTGAAGCTCAGGGAGGTTGACTAA
- a CDS encoding ABC transporter ATP-binding protein: MITISVEDLWKSYKDKEVLKGISFTVNDGEIFSLLGPNGAGKTTTIKILSCVSKPDRGKIEILGMKVPEDCEKIRRIIGIVPQDFQGFSDLTVKDNIEYFANIYGGDKSQVNEVIEELDLEDYKNTRFKKLSGGLKRRVAIACALVGNPRIIYLDEPTVGLDPKARRNVWDIMKKLKDKKLTILLTTHYLDEAQKLSDRIAIIYSGKILRLSTPDDLMKEFEKPTLEEAYLALLESIGEE, translated from the coding sequence ATGATAACAATAAGCGTTGAAGACTTATGGAAAAGCTACAAAGACAAAGAAGTACTCAAAGGTATATCATTTACAGTTAATGACGGAGAGATATTTTCATTGTTGGGACCAAACGGTGCTGGGAAAACCACAACAATTAAGATTCTTTCATGTGTATCTAAGCCAGATAGAGGTAAAATAGAAATCTTAGGCATGAAAGTTCCCGAGGATTGCGAGAAAATACGCAGAATTATAGGTATAGTACCGCAGGATTTTCAAGGATTTTCTGATTTAACCGTAAAGGATAACATTGAATATTTTGCAAATATTTACGGAGGAGATAAATCACAAGTAAATGAAGTTATAGAAGAATTAGATCTTGAAGATTATAAAAATACAAGATTTAAGAAATTATCTGGTGGACTAAAAAGGAGAGTAGCTATAGCTTGTGCATTAGTAGGAAACCCAAGAATAATCTATCTAGACGAACCTACAGTAGGTTTAGATCCAAAGGCTAGAAGGAACGTTTGGGATATAATGAAGAAATTGAAAGATAAAAAATTAACAATTTTACTTACTACGCATTACTTAGATGAAGCACAAAAATTATCTGATAGAATAGCGATAATTTACTCCGGCAAAATACTTAGATTATCAACTCCAGATGACTTAATGAAAGAATTTGAAAAACCTACTCTTGAAGAAGCTTATTTGGCACTTCTAGAGAGTATTGGTGAGGAATAA
- a CDS encoding AIR synthase family protein — protein sequence MSFGKVPLKEFLHKIPSGNCEICPSVGEDDAILKIDKPYIVIHSDPITESSVDPGFLSIAVACNDVNMKGAPCKWALTTLLLSSRKSLDRILSGINEACKILGCNVVGGHTEVVMNLPSDIVVTTAFSTTDKILTARNAKDGDYIVMVGSAGIEGTWILANQFEDYLLKLGVKKETIESAKRFKYDIIVQEKALNIAEYAIGMHDATEGGVLQAVLEIAKLSNLKAVINPNLIPVRKETLEITKALSIDYLRLISSGAFLVITRNPEEVVNKAEESNVIGRLIKGEPSLHLEGVGDFNEDFEEELVRFESSYNGRR from the coding sequence GTGTCTTTCGGCAAAGTACCTTTAAAAGAATTTTTGCATAAGATACCCAGCGGCAATTGCGAGATATGTCCTTCCGTTGGAGAAGATGACGCGATACTTAAAATTGATAAACCTTACATAGTTATTCACTCTGATCCTATAACCGAGTCCTCAGTAGACCCAGGATTTCTCTCAATAGCCGTAGCATGTAACGATGTTAACATGAAAGGCGCACCTTGTAAGTGGGCTTTAACTACACTTTTACTTTCTTCAAGAAAGAGTCTAGACAGAATACTTTCTGGAATAAACGAGGCGTGTAAGATTTTAGGATGTAACGTAGTAGGCGGGCATACGGAGGTCGTAATGAACTTACCTTCAGATATAGTAGTTACAACAGCCTTTTCAACTACTGACAAAATTTTAACAGCTAGAAATGCTAAAGATGGCGATTATATTGTAATGGTAGGTAGTGCTGGGATTGAGGGTACTTGGATTTTAGCTAATCAATTTGAAGACTATTTGCTAAAATTAGGGGTTAAAAAGGAGACTATAGAGTCTGCAAAGCGCTTTAAGTACGATATAATAGTTCAAGAAAAAGCTTTGAATATAGCAGAATATGCTATAGGAATGCATGACGCAACAGAAGGAGGAGTATTACAAGCAGTATTAGAAATAGCAAAATTATCTAACTTAAAGGCAGTGATAAACCCAAACCTTATACCTGTAAGGAAAGAAACATTAGAAATAACTAAAGCATTGTCGATAGATTATTTAAGGTTAATTTCCTCTGGAGCGTTTTTAGTTATTACTAGAAATCCAGAAGAAGTAGTAAACAAAGCGGAAGAGAGTAATGTAATAGGAAGACTAATAAAAGGCGAGCCAAGTCTTCATTTAGAGGGAGTTGGAGATTTTAATGAGGACTTTGAAGAAGAGCTTGTCAGATTTGAAAGTAGTTATAATGGCAGGAGGTAA
- a CDS encoding NTP transferase domain-containing protein gives MRTLKKSLSDLKVVIMAGGKGSRLSPMKPVIEVCGKPMILWVYEFSKQFSDRIFIATVKDHPALPKLKEIISTNNIIFTEGKGYEFDVIEAVKKVGLPCLVFPSDTPFIPKGAVEKLINECETSICTLLSKGDFIGISLWNSLDTSSFSSVNTDYEIVNVNTNKDLLKINEKCSEGFIWGKE, from the coding sequence ATGAGGACTTTGAAGAAGAGCTTGTCAGATTTGAAAGTAGTTATAATGGCAGGAGGTAAGGGAAGCAGATTATCTCCGATGAAGCCGGTCATTGAAGTATGTGGTAAACCTATGATATTATGGGTATACGAATTTTCAAAGCAATTTTCTGATAGAATCTTTATAGCTACAGTAAAGGATCATCCTGCATTACCTAAATTAAAGGAAATTATTTCGACGAATAATATAATTTTTACCGAAGGTAAAGGGTACGAATTCGATGTCATAGAAGCTGTAAAAAAAGTTGGACTTCCTTGCCTAGTATTTCCATCCGATACTCCTTTTATTCCTAAAGGGGCTGTTGAAAAACTTATTAACGAATGTGAAACTTCTATTTGCACCTTACTTTCTAAGGGTGATTTTATTGGCATTAGCTTATGGAATTCTTTGGACACATCCTCTTTCTCTTCAGTAAATACGGATTATGAAATTGTTAACGTTAATACGAATAAAGATTTATTGAAAATAAATGAAAAATGTAGTGAGGGATTTATTTGGGGAAAAGAATAG
- a CDS encoding DUF1614 domain-containing protein — protein MGKRIVIFYPFRGILFPVYLFMGLILVLVSIGYFKDLLLFVGVSRNLSYLFAFEISFLSLLLSPVNFVIKEVKKRAIAPRYDVVYVFGIPFYVPRLDIEYFTTQVAINFGGALIPLILSISLLFLLYKYLLPIFINIILLIIISKYFSKVIEGVGVVMHPFIPPLFSVLFSYLLFFKMPELIPVSAYISSVLGTLIGADLLNLRKIIDAAPQIVSIGGMGSFDGIFLSGLFSVLLGELVISIF, from the coding sequence TTGGGGAAAAGAATAGTAATATTTTATCCTTTTAGAGGAATTCTATTTCCCGTTTATCTTTTCATGGGATTAATTTTAGTGCTTGTATCAATAGGTTATTTCAAGGATCTACTCTTGTTTGTTGGTGTTAGTAGGAATCTGAGTTATCTCTTTGCCTTTGAAATATCTTTTCTAAGTCTTCTTTTAAGTCCAGTAAATTTTGTGATAAAGGAAGTAAAAAAGAGGGCAATTGCTCCTAGATATGATGTAGTTTATGTTTTTGGAATACCGTTTTATGTACCCAGGCTCGATATAGAATACTTCACTACGCAAGTTGCTATAAATTTCGGAGGAGCACTTATTCCATTAATATTATCTATATCGTTACTCTTTTTACTTTATAAATATTTGCTTCCTATATTTATAAATATAATCCTTTTAATTATAATATCAAAATATTTCTCAAAAGTGATTGAGGGTGTAGGAGTAGTGATGCACCCTTTTATTCCCCCCCTATTCTCCGTATTATTTAGTTATTTACTATTCTTTAAAATGCCAGAGCTTATACCGGTTTCAGCTTACATCTCAAGTGTTTTGGGTACATTAATAGGAGCAGATTTACTTAATCTAAGAAAAATAATTGACGCGGCTCCACAGATAGTGAGCATAGGAGGAATGGGAAGTTTTGACGGGATATTTCTATCTGGACTATTTTCAGTACTTTTAGGTGAATTAGTTATATCCATATTCTAA